Proteins from a single region of Thermodesulfobacteriota bacterium:
- a CDS encoding OmpA family protein, which yields MKKVIFVLCLIVIGIFYFCNCYAEEGFQVLAPARAVKLSYQVIGENKVLVSALDAEDNPVEGLKAEDFVVQRERKKARILSAESLETRKDVGLNVVLVVDNSFSMKERQAVQPLLAALEEFLKIVRPIDDIQVVVFDDAHAMKVNERNLHVKTFRSNDVSRLRNFFRESFDRGLTNRTFLYEGMAAGLDLIQKMPEKGNKFLVVFSDGEDLNSTLDRKAVEAAARGIVNLAAYSIDYMPVPAPDPFLKSFAEAHGGKIWKAVSATELLPIFQSFSTTLFHRYVVTYRFLNPPQGTLSLEPAELNFDMFTMNDGSPVLNHVFFEAGKSEIPGKYVLLKDRAQTQTFDEKTLKSAPERYYNLLNIVGRRLTQNPMARVRIVGCNSDTGVEKNNLDLSSRRAEAVRAYLYNVWGVDPLRMKVETRNLPAQATAMDVLGGRAENQRVEIIYDLPAMQADAANAFITETNGIDEIKIRPQIAAEYGIADWELTLLGDNKSIKTIKGTGDLKPLYAFPLDELGRARLAAIGNLEPRIRVTDIYGDSYETTAGPCPVRISREKVIHGLVPPPSGSLNMEPDKITIEEVTTVDSSPLLNYVYFETGEGVIPGRYGLFTDKAETGAFKESELKGTMDKYHHILNVIGKRMTGHPEARIKIVGCNAHYGVERGKLNLSRQRAGAVQSYLKDIWGIDPTRMDIEARRLPAMASTNRVNEGRAENQRVEIYSDSPSIADTIKSTYLEAMSDAKEIRLLPQIQAGYGVAHWGIEIMGDDAVIRSVDGEGEPAPAYAFDLKDLDLRKIGAYKNLSVRMEVIDEKGQSYKTVSAPSSVTFIRREEQLAQKTGHKVLEKYALILFDFDRADIKEQNKAVLNQIIERIKQLPAAGVKIVGHTDIIGKEDYNLRLSERRARAVYDQMLAGGITADERITHEGIGPRDPLYDNGRPEGRALNRTVTIYLEYEVRE from the coding sequence TGAAACCAGAAAGGATGTGGGACTGAACGTGGTCCTGGTTGTAGATAATTCCTTCTCCATGAAGGAGCGCCAGGCCGTACAGCCGCTCCTCGCGGCCCTGGAAGAGTTCCTCAAGATAGTGCGGCCCATCGACGATATTCAGGTAGTGGTCTTTGATGATGCACACGCCATGAAGGTCAATGAACGCAACCTGCACGTCAAGACCTTTCGTTCCAACGATGTCTCAAGGCTCAGGAACTTTTTCCGGGAAAGCTTTGATCGCGGATTAACCAACCGGACCTTCCTCTACGAAGGCATGGCGGCCGGGCTGGATTTAATCCAAAAGATGCCGGAAAAGGGCAATAAGTTTCTCGTGGTCTTCTCAGATGGCGAGGATCTCAACAGCACCCTGGATCGTAAGGCGGTAGAGGCCGCGGCCAGGGGGATAGTGAATCTTGCGGCCTATTCCATAGACTATATGCCGGTGCCGGCTCCGGACCCCTTCCTTAAATCGTTTGCCGAGGCCCACGGAGGCAAGATATGGAAGGCTGTTTCCGCCACTGAACTTCTGCCCATTTTCCAGTCCTTTTCTACGACCTTGTTCCATCGCTACGTAGTTACGTATCGTTTTCTAAATCCTCCGCAGGGGACCTTGTCCCTGGAGCCTGCGGAATTAAATTTTGACATGTTTACCATGAACGATGGCTCGCCGGTATTGAATCATGTATTCTTTGAGGCAGGCAAGAGTGAAATTCCCGGAAAGTATGTCCTTCTGAAGGACAGGGCGCAGACGCAGACCTTCGATGAAAAGACCCTGAAATCCGCGCCGGAGCGGTATTACAACCTGCTCAATATCGTGGGCAGACGCCTGACCCAAAATCCTATGGCCCGGGTGCGTATTGTAGGCTGTAACTCAGACACCGGTGTGGAAAAGAATAACCTTGATCTTTCGAGCCGCCGGGCCGAGGCGGTAAGGGCCTATCTTTATAATGTCTGGGGGGTGGATCCCCTGCGCATGAAGGTGGAGACCCGCAATCTGCCGGCGCAGGCCACGGCCATGGATGTCTTGGGCGGACGGGCGGAAAATCAGCGGGTAGAGATCATATACGATCTGCCGGCTATGCAGGCGGATGCGGCAAATGCATTTATTACAGAGACGAACGGCATAGATGAGATAAAAATCCGGCCGCAGATAGCGGCTGAATACGGCATCGCCGATTGGGAACTCACCCTCCTCGGTGATAATAAATCTATAAAGACCATAAAGGGCACAGGTGACCTAAAGCCGTTATATGCGTTTCCTCTGGACGAACTGGGCCGGGCAAGGCTGGCCGCTATCGGCAACCTTGAACCCCGTATCAGAGTGACGGACATCTATGGTGATAGTTATGAAACTACCGCGGGTCCGTGTCCGGTCAGGATTTCCAGGGAAAAAGTGATACATGGGCTTGTGCCTCCGCCCTCCGGCTCGCTGAACATGGAGCCGGATAAGATAACTATCGAGGAAGTGACCACGGTTGACAGCTCTCCATTGCTTAATTATGTATATTTCGAGACAGGCGAAGGTGTAATCCCCGGGCGGTATGGCCTTTTCACAGATAAGGCCGAGACCGGGGCATTTAAAGAGAGTGAATTAAAAGGCACGATGGATAAGTATCATCACATCCTGAACGTTATAGGGAAACGAATGACCGGGCATCCGGAGGCCCGTATAAAAATTGTCGGCTGTAATGCGCATTATGGCGTGGAGCGGGGTAAACTTAACCTCTCCCGGCAGAGGGCCGGGGCCGTACAGTCTTATTTAAAGGATATATGGGGCATAGACCCAACCCGGATGGATATTGAGGCCCGCCGTCTGCCGGCCATGGCCAGCACCAACCGGGTAAACGAGGGGAGAGCCGAAAACCAGCGCGTAGAGATATATTCTGATTCCCCGTCCATAGCTGACACTATAAAAAGCACATATCTGGAGGCGATGAGCGACGCCAAAGAGATCCGGCTCTTACCACAGATACAGGCCGGGTATGGCGTAGCGCATTGGGGTATAGAGATAATGGGTGATGACGCCGTAATCCGGTCTGTAGATGGCGAGGGAGAACCTGCGCCGGCCTACGCCTTTGATCTGAAAGACCTTGATCTCCGCAAGATCGGCGCTTACAAAAATCTCAGCGTTCGCATGGAGGTCATAGACGAAAAAGGGCAGAGCTACAAGACCGTTTCCGCGCCTTCTTCTGTTACGTTCATAAGGCGCGAGGAACAGCTCGCCCAGAAGACGGGCCATAAGGTGCTGGAAAAATATGCGCTTATACTCTTTGACTTCGATCGCGCGGATATAAAGGAACAGAATAAGGCCGTCCTGAATCAGATAATCGAGAGGATAAAACAGCTCCCGGCTGCCGGGGTGAAGATCGTCGGCCATACGGACATTATAGGCAAAGAAGATTACAACCTGAGGCTATCAGAGAGGCGAGCCAGGGCTGTTTACGATCAGATGCTGGCCGGAGGGATTACGGCGGACGAGAGAATCACCCATGAAGGCATAGGCCCCCGCGATCCTCTTTATGATAACGGCCGGCCGGAGGGCCGGGCCCTCAACCGGACGGTGACTATTTACCTGGAGTATGAGGTAAGAGAATAG
- the nadC gene encoding carboxylating nicotinate-nucleotide diphosphorylase yields MDISTSVKFLIEQALAEDIGPGDLTTEALIDPELQGQATLVAKQDFLVAGLEVAGQVFHTLNPAIEFKALLKDGGRAASGEVLAEVYGPVADLLRGERVALNFLQRLSGIATHTHKFVEAVAGLPVKILDTRKTTPGLRLLEKYAVRMGGGHNHRFGLYDAILIKDNHLSAVNSLAGAIRRAKDYAPHVAKVEIEVSSIDQLKEALKAGAGAILLDNMDIPTLKEAVAVAGGKAVLEASGGVNLKNVREIAETGVDLISIGALTHSAPACDISMRLSILLPHTPGK; encoded by the coding sequence ATGGATATATCTACATCGGTAAAATTTCTTATCGAACAGGCCCTGGCTGAGGATATCGGGCCGGGGGATCTGACCACGGAGGCCCTGATCGATCCTGAACTCCAGGGACAGGCCACCCTCGTAGCCAAACAGGACTTCCTGGTTGCCGGGCTTGAAGTCGCCGGGCAGGTCTTTCATACGCTGAATCCCGCTATCGAATTTAAAGCCCTCCTCAAAGACGGGGGGCGCGCTGCGTCCGGGGAAGTACTGGCCGAGGTTTACGGGCCGGTCGCCGACCTGCTCAGAGGCGAGAGGGTAGCCCTTAATTTCTTGCAGCGCCTATCGGGTATCGCCACCCACACCCATAAATTCGTTGAGGCCGTGGCCGGGTTGCCGGTTAAGATCTTGGACACCCGGAAGACCACCCCCGGCCTGCGCCTTCTGGAAAAGTATGCCGTCCGGATGGGAGGCGGCCATAATCACCGTTTTGGCCTATATGACGCCATTTTAATCAAAGATAATCATCTATCCGCTGTTAACTCACTGGCCGGGGCAATCCGGCGGGCTAAGGACTATGCCCCGCATGTAGCAAAAGTTGAGATAGAAGTCAGCAGCATAGACCAGCTTAAGGAGGCCCTGAAAGCCGGGGCCGGGGCCATCCTCCTGGACAACATGGACATCCCGACCCTGAAAGAGGCCGTGGCCGTGGCCGGGGGAAAGGCCGTCCTTGAAGCCTCTGGCGGGGTAAATCTAAAGAACGTGCGGGAAATAGCGGAGACCGGCGTGGACTTAATCTCCATCGGCGCCCTCACTCACTCCGCCCCGGCCTGCGATATAAGCATGCGGCTGTCTATTCTCTTACCTCATACTCCAGGTAAATAG